Genomic DNA from Nitrospirota bacterium:
TCAAAGCGCTCCTCGTAAATTTTATACAGGGAGTCCGGACTTTCCCCGGACTTTGCCTCTGCCTCTGCAAGTAATCTGAAAAATTTTCTGTCATTTAACGTGACATCCAGACGGTAGGTTGTCGTATTCAATTGCTGTGTCTGCCTCTGCCGGTAATGTGCAAACCTTTTTCCTCCCTCGGATTGCATGGCATCGAGACTAAAGAACGCAGCCCCTGGTACATCAGCTAAGGGAGGCTTGTGTTCTACAACCTCCATGTGCTGTTTTGTGCTGAATCTATAGGAGGCCACAATTATGATAGCAACAACTGCCAGCAATGCCACTATTCCCCATGACGCCCTGTTCATGTCCTTTCCTCCGTAGTTTTGTTATTAATGTCAGACATACTTATAATCTTCCTGATCTCAATATGGCCCATACAAGCCATAGTCCGAGAAATCCTGTCACAAGATAGCCAATAACCCCTATTGCAGGATAACCGAAAAGCATCGGTTCCATGTGAGTCTGCATGATGATGGATGAGCCAATGACGATAGAGGCCACCACAAGGGCAAAGGCGAGGCGGTTACCCGCCCTGTCTATGTGGCCTTCCATGTCTTCCAGACCCTCATGCCTGAGTTTATAGCCTGCCTTTCTCTCCTTTGTGTCCTGAATCAAAACCTGCAGCGCCCTAGGGATCTCCCTGGAAAGACTCTGCAGATCCATGAGGGACTTAATCAAGTCCCTGGCGATACGGCGGGGTCCAAGTCTTCGATTGATGAGAGTACTGGCATAGGGTCTCATACTTTCCACCAGGTTAAATTCGGGGTCAAGAGTCCTGACCATATACTCTACAGTCATAAACGCCTTTCCCAGAAGCAGCAGGCTTGAGATAACCCTTATATGGTGCCTCCTGCCGATGCGGATGGAGTTTTCCATCACCTCGGCAAAGGAAAATTCAGTGAGGGGGAGGTTATAATAATCTTCCACAAACTCAGCGAGATCTCTTTCAAAGGCATTTCTATTGACCTCTTCTCCAAGGATCCCGACCTTCAGGTAGATATCAACTATGCGGTCAATATCCTTATCGAGGAAGGCTATGAACCAGTCGGCGATATCCTCCATCATCTCCTGACTGAGGCTGCCCATCATGCCGAAATCATGGAAGCAGAGCCGGCCATCATCCAGCACAAAGATATTCCCGGGGTGGGGGTCCGCATGGAAAAAGCCATCTTCAAAAATCTGTTTTAAATAGGCGTCTGTTAAGTTCTTTGCCAGGACCTTCTTTTTGGACAGCAGCAGATCATCGAGTTCTGTTACCTTCTTCCCATGACTGCATTCCATAGTAAGAACCTCTTTAGAACAGAGCTCCTTTATAACCCCGGGGACAAAGACCGTCCTGGAGCCGGCAAAGTTGGCGCGAAACCGCTCTGCACTTCGCAACTCTATCTTGAAGTCCATCTCCTTGCTAATCGTTTTTCTAAACTCCTCCACAAGGCCGATAGGATCATAAAGTCTGCTCTCAGGAACGTATCTCACCAGTAGTTTAGCCAGGTTCTCGAGTATCCTTACGTCAGTCTCCACCTGCTGGTGTATCCCGGGCCGCTGGACCTTAACAACCACCTCCTGACCATCCGGAAGTTTCGCTAAATGAACCTGAGCGATAGAAGCCGCTGCCATGGGATCTTCGTTAAAGGAAAGGAAAATATCCTCTACGGACCTACCGAGGTCTTTCTTGATCAGTTCCTTTGCCTCTGTACCAGGGAATGGCGGGACTGTATCCTGGAGCCTCTGCAGCTCAACTATAAATTCTTCCGGCAGGATGTCCCTTCGCAGACTCAATACCTGTCCAAACTTGATGAAAGTGGTCCCCAGCTCCTCAAGGACATGGCGAAACCTTACCGCTGGAGTGGAGGGGATGCGGAGTCGCTTAAACCTGAAAAACCTCCGGCCAAAAGGGAGCCATTTTGCAAGCCTCAGGCGTTCCACGAGATGACCAAAGCCATACCGG
This window encodes:
- a CDS encoding AarF/ABC1/UbiB kinase family protein; protein product: MPFIYKDIGRFRQILAVLARYGFGHLVERLRLAKWLPFGRRFFRFKRLRIPSTPAVRFRHVLEELGTTFIKFGQVLSLRRDILPEEFIVELQRLQDTVPPFPGTEAKELIKKDLGRSVEDIFLSFNEDPMAAASIAQVHLAKLPDGQEVVVKVQRPGIHQQVETDVRILENLAKLLVRYVPESRLYDPIGLVEEFRKTISKEMDFKIELRSAERFRANFAGSRTVFVPGVIKELCSKEVLTMECSHGKKVTELDDLLLSKKKVLAKNLTDAYLKQIFEDGFFHADPHPGNIFVLDDGRLCFHDFGMMGSLSQEMMEDIADWFIAFLDKDIDRIVDIYLKVGILGEEVNRNAFERDLAEFVEDYYNLPLTEFSFAEVMENSIRIGRRHHIRVISSLLLLGKAFMTVEYMVRTLDPEFNLVESMRPYASTLINRRLGPRRIARDLIKSLMDLQSLSREIPRALQVLIQDTKERKAGYKLRHEGLEDMEGHIDRAGNRLAFALVVASIVIGSSIIMQTHMEPMLFGYPAIGVIGYLVTGFLGLWLVWAILRSGRL